The following coding sequences lie in one Zingiber officinale cultivar Zhangliang chromosome 2B, Zo_v1.1, whole genome shotgun sequence genomic window:
- the LOC122048714 gene encoding pentatricopeptide repeat-containing protein At1g80880, mitochondrial-like, with amino-acid sequence MALAVNLSRRSPQLCAFLLRLCPCRPLSSTASRSSPLLVFSSHRIYSPTNSLLRASPFSSLSSAASDFETDSDEPCDPVDESDFVGFLQLLTQAKSLSSSRKEADAFLASASGVVPTRGLLCKALWELRDDCELALLAFRWAEECVGDCRWAWHLVIWIMGRQRRFDLAWYLVRKMHRQSVLSQRAMVIMMERYIAADEAKKAIKVFHVMEKFKVKADYAAFSALLHALCKNKYVEEAEELILVNRKYFPLTCESFNIVLGGWCKVICDLLEAKRVWREMSSYCVTPNGTSYSHMIWCFSKVGNLFDSLRWYDEMKKRGWTPDLSVYNSLIYVLTRESCLRDANNIFEKIIQAGLHPNVETYNSMILPLCETSKLEEARMLIEDMKVKGISPTIDTYHAFAKAEDTEGSMQLLKRMKDVDCGPNSLTFFLLLDKFFRLGDSESALKVWTEMKRYNAIPDATHYMTIIEGLVKRGWIPKALEFYNEMKFKGFPADPKLEKFFMSFISAHKNHWGSRGKEFIYPLRGGHFTSTGKGSL; translated from the exons ATGGCGCTTGCGGTGAACCTAAGCCGCCGCTCACCTCAACTCTGTGCCTTCCTCCTCCGTCTCTGCCCCTGCCGCCCTCTCTCTTCTACTGCTTCCCGTTCTTCTCCACTGCTCGTCTTTTCTTCTCACCGCATCTACTCACCCACTAATTCTTTGCTTCGAGCCTCTCCCTTTTCGTCGCTTTCCTCGGCCGCCAGCGACTTTGAAACCGACTCCGACGAGCCCTGCGACCCCGTGGACGAATCCGATTTCGTCGGGTTTCTCCAGCTCCTCACCCAAGCCAAATCTCTGTCTTCGTCTCGGAAGGAGGCCGACGCCTTCCTGGCCTCCGCATCGGGTGTTGTGCCGACCAGGGGTTTGCTCTGCAAGGCCCTATGGGAGCTGAGGGACGACTGCGAGTTGGCCTTGCTCGCTTTCCGGTGGGCGGAGGAGTGCGTTGGGGATTGCCGATGGGCGTGGCATCTCGTGATTTGGATCATGGGGAGGCAGCGGCGGTTCGATTTGGCCTGGTACCTGGTGCGGAAAATGCATCGGCAGTCGGTGCTCTCCCAGCGAGCGATGGTGATCATGATGGAAAG gtATATAGCTGCAGATGAAGCCAAGAAAGCAATAAAAGTTTTTCACGTCATGGAGAAGTTCAAAGTTAAAGCAGATTATGCAGCCTTTAGTGCCCTTCTTCATGCCCTTTGTAAGAACAAGTATGTTGAGGAGGCTGAGGAACTTATACTTGTAAACCGGAAATATTTTCCTCTTACATGTGAAAGTTTCAACATAGTGCTAGGTGGATGGTGTAAGGTCATATGCGATCTGCTTGAAGCTAAGAGAGTTTGGAGAGAAATGTCAAGTTATTGTGTCACCCCAAATGGCACTTCTTATTCACATATGATATGGTGTTTCTCAAAAGTCGGTAACCTTTTTGATTCACTAAGATGGTACGATGAAATGAAGAAGAGAGGATGGACTCCTGACCTTAGCGTCTACAATTCTCTTATCTATGTTCTAACAAGAGAAAGTTGTTTGAGGGATGCAaacaatatttttgaaaagataataCAAGCAGGCTTGCATCCAAATGTAGAAACATACAATTCTATGATATTGCCTTTGTGTGAAACATCGAAACTGGAGGAAGCACGAATGCTAATAGAAGATATGAAGGTAAAAGGTATTTCTCCAACTATTGATACATATCATGCTTTCGCTAAGGCAGAGGACACTGAAGGATCCATGCAACTGCTAAAGAGAATGAAGGATGTTGATTGTGGCCCTAACAGTCTCACATTTTTTCTGTTATTGGATAAGTTTTTCAGATTGGGCGACTCTGAAAGTGCATTGAAAGTATGGACCGAGATGAAGAGATATAATGCCATTCCTGATGCTACACATTACATGACAATCATAGAAGGTTTGGTGAAGCGTGGATGGATTCCAAAAGCTCTTGAATTCTACAATGAAATGAAATTTAAGGGGTTTCCTGCCGATCCTAAGCTCGAGAAGTTTTTCATGTCCTTCATATCAGCTCACAAAAACCACTGGGGAAGTAGGGGCAAGGAATTTATCTATCCTCTGCGTGGTGGACATTTTACTAGCACAGGAAAGGGATCTCTCTAA